One window from the genome of Nitrosospira multiformis encodes:
- a CDS encoding helix-turn-helix transcriptional regulator, which produces MFHDQSLNARWLFINPQWPIFKELQAETAACTLIALLAEPLVRRDRTPSVNIPDRRRGDRRRGDLAVVKEFIDKSLALESLDVALIGHQFGMSRSSIYRLFESEGGLANYIRRRRLLHAFSLLVSPPPEGRLRILDVAVECGFSSDMVFARAFRKMFSLTPSAVRSMAALQTPEPGDLLTKLQSSSMAGMCDLSHILGLSPKR; this is translated from the coding sequence ATGTTTCATGATCAATCTTTGAACGCACGATGGCTGTTTATCAATCCGCAATGGCCGATATTTAAGGAATTACAGGCAGAGACGGCTGCCTGTACTCTCATAGCCCTTCTTGCGGAGCCACTGGTTCGAAGAGACCGTACGCCTTCTGTTAATATCCCGGATAGACGGCGGGGAGACAGACGGCGGGGTGATCTTGCCGTCGTCAAGGAGTTTATTGATAAGTCGTTAGCCTTGGAGTCCTTGGATGTGGCATTAATCGGGCATCAATTTGGTATGTCACGTTCATCTATTTACCGGCTGTTCGAGTCGGAGGGAGGGTTGGCTAATTACATTCGCCGTCGTCGATTACTGCACGCATTCTCGTTATTAGTCTCACCACCACCCGAAGGCCGCCTGCGTATCCTTGACGTCGCAGTCGAATGCGGATTCAGTAGCGATATGGTTTTCGCGCGAGCTTTTCGAAAAATGTTTTCGTTGACCCCAAGCGCAGTGCGTTCGATGGCCGCGCTACAAACGCCAGAGCCTGGTGATCTGTTGACGAAGCTTCAGAGCAGTTCCATGGCTGGCATGTGCGATCTTTCGCATATCCTTGGACTTTCCCCGAAACGGTAG
- a CDS encoding methylated-DNA--[protein]-cysteine S-methyltransferase → MSYVYKVIDSPIGKLKLVANGSRLSAILWENDKPNRVRLGSIHEDKDNPILAETERQLNEYFAGKRNCFELELDFAGTEFQKKVWETLLTIPFGETRSYGEIAVQIGNAKAVRAVGAATGKNPISIITPCHRVIGASGDLTGFAGGLRVKKMLLTLESGDTSQTAV, encoded by the coding sequence ATGTCATACGTATACAAGGTAATTGACTCACCTATCGGCAAATTAAAGCTTGTTGCAAATGGATCAAGGCTCTCTGCAATTTTATGGGAAAACGACAAACCAAATCGAGTACGGCTTGGCTCGATTCACGAAGATAAAGATAACCCCATTCTGGCAGAGACGGAACGGCAACTGAATGAGTATTTCGCGGGAAAAAGAAACTGTTTTGAGCTTGAACTCGACTTTGCTGGAACCGAATTTCAAAAAAAGGTTTGGGAAACGCTGTTGACTATTCCGTTCGGAGAAACTCGCAGCTACGGGGAAATCGCGGTGCAAATTGGCAATGCCAAGGCAGTTCGCGCAGTGGGCGCTGCCACTGGAAAAAATCCGATCTCTATTATCACCCCTTGCCATCGCGTAATAGGTGCATCGGGTGATCTCACGGGATTTGCTGGTGGACTCAGGGTAAAGAAGATGTTGCTCACTTTAGAAAGTGGTGATACGTCGCAAACTGCAGTATGA
- a CDS encoding adenylyltransferase/cytidyltransferase family protein, which yields MAVTSREARRSRIGVFVGSFNPPHLAHLFLVQDAMQEFGLNLVYVVADRLVKYKALVNLVHRQKMIDLLFGAYPGVLTQFSAKDNERFEKAELWDIHRTIEEAHPDDDVYLILGASTLEWYVAQFPEHSLEVVRQLIVCLRDEDSIVCSTLARCTVQSFVPRIRGASSTQVRDQLTRGVPTPLLTPELIAYIAEHNLYASTTPPKAL from the coding sequence ATGGCTGTTACTTCGCGCGAGGCTCGGAGATCTCGAATCGGTGTGTTCGTGGGGAGTTTCAACCCGCCACACCTTGCACATTTATTCCTCGTGCAGGATGCAATGCAGGAGTTTGGCTTAAATTTGGTCTATGTTGTAGCTGACCGGCTCGTCAAATATAAGGCTTTGGTCAATCTAGTTCATCGTCAGAAAATGATTGATTTGCTTTTTGGAGCGTACCCTGGTGTTCTCACCCAATTCTCAGCAAAAGATAACGAGCGGTTTGAGAAGGCTGAATTGTGGGATATTCACCGCACCATTGAAGAAGCGCATCCAGATGATGATGTTTACCTCATATTAGGCGCAAGTACCCTAGAATGGTATGTCGCACAGTTCCCAGAACACTCGCTTGAAGTGGTCCGGCAACTCATTGTGTGCCTACGCGACGAAGATTCGATCGTTTGTAGCACTCTAGCCCGGTGCACTGTTCAATCGTTTGTGCCGCGAATTCGAGGCGCGTCATCAACGCAGGTCCGTGATCAGCTTACTCGCGGAGTACCGACTCCGCTACTGACTCCTGAGCTCATTGCCTATATTGCTGAGCACAACCTGTACGCGAGCACCACTCCCCCGAAGGCATTATGA
- a CDS encoding DUF6603 domain-containing protein — MAGTSDKVFLRVFKWFQTTVAALEADIPATGPVALAAPLADALRTRLGLELSKTAATIDPEAFAATRAEAESLAIAALVTGETLAALKTVGELLSDVGNGNLGLDDLSKVIRQINRIVSADPGKPPSAYSIGKLLLILSGDADEPDARPPARRLVYLIKGQDPASNALSDAQVAEPQMILGLVIMAVGTILDRSFSAPNLSDSKGWTVPGGAIPVPALATKTYQLIPGQLEAKLGFEGPQTLYAALLTKVKAGGGAGTAFQIEFKADGGMQVQFDLPALVPLPASISPPKLTGTAEIGILFKRASSVEPLILGNKDSTHFSIGELSGGFTLKKLDPKVEFDLKDSKLVLKIGDDPFLGAILGDAIEVALTFGLIADVGGGLRLKDGTGLKATIPLEKIPNSPVQIPFLTFEMTKADNLNKIDIELSGSFQVLIGPFSGSIDRLGTLLRLDNLLAGGVAPKYDLKPPSGVGLGIDAGIVKGGGFLLFDPEHGEYGGILDIRIATIGVKAIGLLSTKNPGGWSLLLIITAQLPPIQLGFGFTLTGVGGLLGVQHTVSVDTLSQGLASGSLDSFLFPQNPIANAPQIINQLRTIFPFKAGGFVIGPMLELGWGTPSLVTARVGVLIEASQIVFVGQVIVQLPPLVDKSLALLRLQVDFAGGIVFDPLKIWFDGVLRDSRVVFISLTGQFAFRAIFGDKPSFLISAGGFHPRFTDLPPGLPSPFQRIGADLSIGIVGMQFRGYFAVTSATVQGGSSMRVWGDIGIASFEGGFEFDAIIYIVPKFRFEVDLHVWAGVEVFGIDFASVDIYGLFAGPGRWHIVGRAEIHTPWPLPDFSFHVDESWGEDRATTVRRLSLAAELKIELEKAGNWSAQLPQAEDAFAAFAKPPDDTGILAHPNAVLQFVQKRMPLAKKLAKLGTDGIDGETQIAIDQIVFGVITKVADRKLDDNFSAAQFLELTEDETFAKPSFDRFEAGFEVGQRDYLFGVAVADVFDYEEVNLSTPAVKSLLSYAALTETGHMTWAKSLGAANRSDLRRPAKLKPAVEVKINVNPPPLQTIDLAAGTMKGAALTGAATHSYWHAQDYAQGSGAGLQVVEAFETVQIF, encoded by the coding sequence ATGGCCGGTACTTCCGACAAGGTATTTCTGCGGGTATTCAAGTGGTTTCAAACCACGGTGGCAGCGCTGGAAGCTGATATTCCGGCCACGGGGCCGGTAGCGCTCGCGGCGCCCCTGGCTGACGCCTTGCGCACCCGGCTCGGTCTCGAGCTGAGCAAGACTGCGGCGACGATCGATCCGGAGGCATTTGCTGCGACACGCGCGGAGGCGGAATCGCTCGCCATTGCGGCACTGGTCACCGGTGAAACGCTGGCGGCGTTGAAAACGGTCGGCGAACTGCTGTCCGATGTCGGTAATGGTAATCTGGGCCTTGACGATCTGTCGAAGGTCATCCGGCAAATCAATCGTATCGTTTCAGCGGACCCTGGCAAGCCGCCGAGCGCCTATTCCATCGGCAAGTTGCTGCTGATCCTGAGCGGTGACGCCGATGAACCGGATGCCAGGCCGCCGGCGCGCCGCCTGGTGTACCTGATCAAGGGGCAGGATCCCGCGAGCAATGCCCTGTCAGACGCGCAAGTGGCTGAGCCGCAGATGATTCTCGGCCTCGTGATCATGGCGGTGGGCACCATCCTCGACCGGTCTTTCAGTGCGCCCAACCTTTCGGATTCAAAGGGCTGGACGGTTCCCGGCGGAGCGATTCCCGTACCCGCGCTCGCGACAAAAACTTACCAGCTCATTCCGGGCCAGCTCGAGGCGAAGCTGGGTTTCGAAGGCCCCCAGACGCTGTATGCCGCGCTGCTGACGAAAGTCAAGGCCGGGGGTGGCGCGGGCACCGCGTTCCAGATCGAGTTCAAAGCCGATGGTGGCATGCAGGTGCAATTCGATTTGCCCGCCCTGGTGCCGCTGCCGGCGAGTATCTCGCCGCCCAAGCTGACCGGTACCGCCGAAATCGGCATTTTATTCAAGCGCGCAAGCAGTGTTGAACCGTTGATCCTCGGCAACAAGGACAGTACTCACTTCTCGATAGGGGAGTTGTCGGGCGGTTTTACGTTGAAGAAGCTGGACCCCAAGGTTGAATTCGACCTGAAAGACAGCAAGCTGGTGCTCAAGATCGGCGATGACCCGTTCCTTGGCGCAATACTCGGTGATGCCATCGAGGTGGCACTGACTTTTGGCCTGATCGCGGATGTGGGCGGCGGGTTGAGGCTGAAGGACGGGACCGGCCTCAAGGCTACGATTCCGCTGGAGAAGATTCCGAACAGCCCGGTGCAGATCCCGTTCCTCACCTTCGAAATGACGAAGGCGGACAACCTGAACAAGATCGACATCGAGCTGTCGGGGTCGTTCCAGGTGCTGATCGGCCCGTTTTCCGGTTCCATCGACCGGCTCGGGACGCTGCTCAGGCTGGATAACCTGCTCGCCGGCGGGGTAGCGCCGAAATATGACCTCAAGCCGCCTTCAGGTGTGGGGCTCGGCATCGATGCAGGCATTGTCAAGGGCGGCGGTTTTCTTCTGTTCGACCCCGAACACGGCGAGTATGGCGGCATTCTCGACATCCGTATCGCCACCATCGGGGTCAAGGCCATCGGGCTCCTGTCCACCAAAAATCCGGGGGGATGGTCGCTGTTACTCATCATCACGGCGCAACTGCCGCCAATTCAACTTGGCTTTGGCTTTACGCTTACCGGTGTTGGCGGACTGCTGGGCGTGCAACACACCGTAAGCGTCGATACGCTGTCGCAGGGACTCGCCAGCGGGTCGCTCGACAGTTTCCTGTTTCCGCAAAATCCTATCGCCAATGCGCCGCAGATCATCAACCAGCTGCGGACCATTTTTCCGTTCAAGGCGGGTGGTTTTGTCATCGGACCGATGCTCGAGCTGGGGTGGGGGACACCGAGCCTGGTGACGGCGCGCGTGGGCGTGCTGATCGAAGCGAGCCAGATTGTCTTTGTTGGCCAGGTGATCGTACAGTTGCCGCCGCTGGTGGACAAGTCGCTCGCCCTCCTGCGGCTCCAGGTCGATTTTGCCGGCGGTATCGTGTTCGACCCGCTGAAGATCTGGTTCGATGGCGTGCTGCGCGATTCGCGCGTGGTGTTCATCTCGCTCACCGGGCAGTTCGCCTTTCGTGCAATCTTTGGCGACAAGCCCAGCTTCCTGATCAGCGCCGGGGGATTCCACCCGCGTTTCACTGATCTGCCGCCCGGCTTGCCCTCGCCGTTCCAGCGCATTGGCGCGGATCTATCCATCGGTATCGTTGGCATGCAATTTCGCGGCTACTTTGCCGTCACCTCGGCCACCGTGCAAGGCGGCTCGTCGATGCGCGTCTGGGGCGATATAGGCATTGCGAGCTTCGAGGGCGGCTTCGAATTCGATGCCATCATCTACATCGTTCCGAAATTCCGCTTCGAGGTGGATCTGCACGTCTGGGCAGGCGTTGAAGTGTTTGGCATCGATTTCGCGAGCGTGGATATCTACGGCCTGTTCGCCGGACCGGGCCGGTGGCATATTGTCGGGCGTGCCGAAATCCATACACCCTGGCCATTGCCCGATTTCAGTTTCCACGTCGATGAGAGCTGGGGTGAAGACCGCGCTACTACGGTGCGCCGCTTGTCGCTGGCGGCGGAACTCAAGATCGAGCTGGAGAAGGCCGGCAATTGGTCCGCGCAACTTCCCCAGGCGGAGGATGCGTTTGCCGCCTTCGCGAAGCCACCTGATGACACCGGCATTCTGGCGCATCCGAACGCGGTGCTTCAGTTCGTGCAAAAGCGCATGCCGCTGGCCAAGAAACTGGCCAAGCTGGGCACGGACGGCATCGATGGCGAAACGCAAATCGCCATTGACCAGATCGTGTTTGGCGTTATTACCAAGGTAGCCGATCGCAAGCTGGACGACAATTTTTCAGCCGCGCAATTTCTCGAGCTGACTGAAGACGAAACTTTTGCCAAGCCTTCGTTCGATCGGTTCGAAGCCGGCTTCGAAGTTGGCCAGCGCGACTATCTCTTCGGCGTTGCGGTGGCCGACGTGTTCGACTATGAAGAGGTGAATCTTTCCACCCCGGCGGTCAAATCGCTATTGTCCTATGCGGCGCTCACCGAAACCGGACACATGACCTGGGCAAAGTCGCTCGGCGCGGCGAATCGCTCCGACCTGCGGCGCCCGGCCAAGCTCAAGCCCGCGGTAGAGGTAAAGATCAATGTCAATCCGCCGCCGCTCCAAACAATAGACCTGGCAGCAGGTACGATGAAGGGCGCGGCACTCACCGGCGCCGCCACGCATTCGTACTGGCATGCACAGGATTATGCACAGGGCAGCGGTGCAGGCCTGCAAGTGGTTGAAGCATTCGAGACCGTGCAGATATTTTGA
- a CDS encoding methyltransferase domain-containing protein — MTSTFEAGVLHCLRCKRNFCVEDGVGFFSGLPHSAGRKDDFGRGRYNSEAYARAYIQTHFRDVIADDKAARTHLDLHDATGFYSSSANNMYYRSMAEMLFTKLPPGATVLDLGCSVGRLSHELARRARVVVGADSSETHIRVAKTIQRHRCVSFRAGEATVSGKYAGDAEIVVDVSSVVRNNVVFVVADEQCLPFRLFDGIVCSALIERVPNLEAFLRTLRHRIHDGGLLLLSSPFDQDERFVDRSNWLGYGAYGTELGTAEESLRRLAQRLGFRPIGGIGSVVEGGPSPHNDAYRRDLRWVTYNDRRKHMVWSVHAELFEACDSL; from the coding sequence ATGACCTCAACATTCGAAGCCGGGGTTCTTCATTGCTTGCGATGCAAACGCAACTTCTGTGTAGAGGATGGTGTAGGATTCTTTTCTGGACTACCTCATTCGGCCGGAAGAAAGGATGACTTTGGCAGAGGACGGTATAACTCCGAGGCGTATGCGCGCGCCTATATTCAGACCCACTTTCGCGACGTGATCGCGGATGACAAGGCAGCACGCACTCATCTCGATCTGCACGATGCCACGGGTTTCTATTCGTCCTCAGCAAACAATATGTACTATCGGTCCATGGCCGAGATGCTCTTCACTAAACTCCCACCGGGCGCTACAGTGCTCGACCTGGGGTGTTCGGTGGGAAGACTCTCCCACGAGCTCGCGCGGAGGGCTCGAGTTGTCGTAGGTGCTGATTCCTCCGAAACTCATATTCGAGTTGCCAAAACGATACAACGGCATCGCTGCGTTTCATTTCGCGCGGGGGAGGCGACGGTTTCCGGAAAGTACGCAGGAGATGCAGAGATCGTTGTGGATGTGTCCTCTGTTGTTCGCAACAACGTGGTTTTCGTGGTCGCTGACGAACAGTGCCTTCCCTTCCGTCTCTTCGACGGGATTGTATGCTCGGCACTGATTGAACGCGTGCCAAACCTGGAAGCGTTTCTCCGTACACTGCGACATCGAATACACGACGGTGGCCTGCTACTACTGAGTAGCCCCTTCGATCAGGACGAGCGCTTCGTCGATCGTAGCAACTGGCTGGGCTATGGCGCGTACGGCACTGAGTTGGGTACAGCAGAGGAGTCGCTTCGTAGATTGGCGCAACGGTTAGGATTTCGCCCGATAGGCGGGATCGGCAGTGTAGTAGAAGGTGGACCTAGTCCACATAACGACGCTTACCGGCGCGACCTAAGGTGGGTTACCTATAATGACAGGCGCAAGCACATGGTCTGGAGTGTCCACGCGGAGCTGTTCGAGGCGTGCGACTCGTTGTGA
- a CDS encoding malate dehydrogenase, whose product MSTKPVRIAVTGAAGQVSYALLYRIASGEMLGKDQPVILQLLELPNEKAQAALKGVMMELEDCAFPLLYGMEAHSDPTIAFKDTEYALLVGSRPRGPGMERTELLAANAQIFTAQGKALDAVASRNVKVLVVGNPANTNAWIAMQSAPSLPRENFTAMLRLDHNRALSQLAIRMGKPVSLIKYLAVWGNHGSTMYPDYRFASMEGESVKGIINDDAWYKDVFLPTVAKRGAAIIEARGQSSAGSAATAVIDHMRDWVMGTQGRWVTMGVPSNGEYGIPKNVVFGYPVTCSGGKYTVVEGLEFDEFSQDRIERTLAELISEQDAVKHLL is encoded by the coding sequence ATGAGCACGAAACCAGTTCGGATTGCCGTCACCGGTGCTGCCGGTCAAGTGAGCTATGCTTTGCTTTATCGCATCGCCAGTGGCGAGATGTTAGGAAAAGATCAGCCGGTTATACTGCAATTGCTCGAACTTCCGAACGAGAAGGCCCAGGCAGCACTAAAAGGGGTAATGATGGAGCTGGAAGATTGCGCTTTTCCACTGCTCTATGGGATGGAAGCCCATAGCGATCCTACCATCGCCTTCAAGGACACTGAGTATGCGCTTCTGGTGGGTTCCCGGCCGCGCGGTCCGGGTATGGAACGAACAGAACTTCTAGCCGCCAACGCACAGATATTTACCGCCCAAGGTAAGGCACTCGACGCTGTCGCGAGCCGGAATGTCAAAGTGCTAGTCGTTGGGAATCCAGCGAATACAAATGCTTGGATTGCGATGCAGAGCGCGCCGAGCCTGCCTCGGGAGAACTTCACAGCCATGCTGCGGCTGGATCACAATCGTGCCCTCAGTCAACTCGCCATCAGGATGGGTAAGCCTGTTTCCTTAATCAAGTATTTGGCTGTCTGGGGCAATCATGGTTCTACGATGTACCCGGATTATCGGTTTGCTTCCATGGAAGGCGAGAGTGTCAAAGGCATCATAAACGACGATGCTTGGTACAAGGATGTATTCCTGCCTACTGTTGCCAAACGGGGCGCGGCGATCATCGAAGCACGGGGGCAATCAAGCGCCGGTAGTGCAGCAACCGCAGTAATCGACCACATGCGCGACTGGGTTATGGGCACGCAGGGTAGGTGGGTCACGATGGGGGTACCGAGCAACGGCGAATATGGCATTCCAAAGAACGTCGTATTCGGCTACCCGGTTACCTGCAGCGGAGGAAAGTACACCGTCGTCGAAGGATTGGAATTCGATGAATTCAGTCAAGATCGAATCGAGAGAACATTAGCTGAGCTGATTAGCGAGCAGGATGCTGTTAAGCACTTGCTCTAG
- a CDS encoding S41 family peptidase, protein MRGYLTDWPIFIRKKTDMINLIRGRDADTTLLRAQTGQLLSEFLFGTAPPVARARRGETGGEAGARIELAYVLDGGERLRIIDALVTVISGAYCHLPQKRAAYALDPVQALHLLRSRVAELSEGEFHLALTSIVLGLRDAHTRYSGPRAGQGAVATLPFLVEQYGSHDEPVFVVSKVSAPQLVRDPKFTAGVVLESWNSIPFARAVDLYSDRETGGRPDARRARALESLTFRALEGGPPPDEMLVDIGYRILSGETRREIRIPWRVVHPARAETSQRPGSRASRYIAANPAAEVVRRAKKMMFSGSVWQAERSGVAVARDKGWIKTWFQDTLAAKVIKNKAQGELGYLRIWSFDVDDDDAFIAEVIRLLDLLPETGLILDLRGNPGGLIWAAERLLQLFTPNTVTPARFSVLATPLMRALARSPFNRMEFEAWLPSLEAAIATGEAYSQPLPLTDPDWCNDIGQRYSGPIVCVVDPNTYSAGDLFAAGFVDNAIGTLVCVGEGSGAGGANVWTHYDLREALVGTPFELEGLPADVGYTVAIRRALRSGAADGTPIEDLGVPGIPYEMTLDDLLHENREMIAFCAGFLAGIPRTVLKVEINGNTVAVTTNGLDELETYTDGRPFEAVRKIGDGTWELPRPPAKIVEFVGRRNGEICQRRKVSY, encoded by the coding sequence ATGAGGGGTTACTTGACGGACTGGCCGATTTTTATACGTAAAAAAACTGACATGATCAATCTGATCCGCGGCAGGGACGCCGATACCACCCTCTTGAGAGCGCAGACCGGGCAACTCCTCAGCGAATTTCTTTTTGGCACGGCCCCCCCGGTGGCACGTGCCAGACGCGGGGAGACGGGTGGCGAAGCAGGTGCCCGGATAGAACTCGCGTATGTGCTGGATGGCGGGGAACGGCTGCGCATTATCGATGCGCTGGTTACCGTGATCAGCGGCGCCTATTGTCATCTCCCCCAGAAACGTGCCGCCTATGCGCTTGATCCGGTGCAGGCATTACATTTGCTGCGCAGTCGCGTCGCCGAGTTGTCGGAGGGGGAATTCCATCTGGCGCTTACCTCGATTGTCCTGGGCTTGCGCGATGCGCATACCCGTTATAGCGGACCCAGGGCCGGTCAAGGGGCGGTGGCGACACTTCCATTTCTTGTTGAGCAATATGGTTCGCACGATGAACCCGTTTTCGTGGTTTCAAAAGTATCGGCACCCCAGTTGGTGCGCGATCCCAAATTTACAGCGGGCGTCGTGCTGGAAAGCTGGAATAGCATTCCCTTTGCCAGGGCGGTGGATTTGTACTCGGACCGGGAAACCGGCGGACGTCCGGACGCGCGCCGTGCCAGGGCGCTGGAATCCCTTACTTTCAGGGCGCTTGAGGGAGGGCCGCCACCGGATGAGATGCTGGTGGACATCGGCTACCGGATTTTGTCCGGCGAGACGCGCCGGGAGATCCGTATTCCCTGGCGCGTCGTCCATCCCGCCCGCGCGGAAACCAGCCAGCGGCCGGGTTCGCGTGCATCACGTTATATTGCCGCGAACCCGGCGGCGGAGGTCGTGCGGCGCGCGAAGAAAATGATGTTTTCAGGAAGTGTGTGGCAGGCTGAGCGCAGTGGTGTCGCCGTTGCACGCGACAAGGGATGGATCAAGACCTGGTTTCAAGACACGCTCGCGGCCAAGGTCATCAAAAACAAGGCGCAGGGCGAGCTGGGTTACTTGCGTATCTGGAGCTTCGATGTCGATGATGATGACGCCTTCATCGCCGAGGTGATACGGCTACTGGATCTTTTGCCGGAAACCGGCCTGATCCTTGATTTGCGCGGCAATCCCGGGGGATTGATCTGGGCGGCCGAGCGGTTGCTGCAACTGTTCACGCCGAATACTGTTACCCCCGCGCGCTTTAGCGTGCTGGCGACTCCGCTGATGCGGGCCCTGGCGCGCAGTCCTTTCAACCGGATGGAGTTCGAAGCCTGGCTGCCGTCTCTCGAGGCGGCGATCGCCACGGGAGAGGCTTATTCGCAACCCTTGCCGTTGACCGATCCCGACTGGTGCAATGATATCGGCCAGCGCTATAGCGGGCCGATCGTGTGTGTGGTGGACCCCAATACGTATTCAGCGGGTGATCTATTCGCCGCAGGCTTTGTCGACAATGCGATAGGCACACTGGTATGCGTGGGGGAGGGCAGCGGCGCGGGGGGGGCCAACGTCTGGACACATTATGATCTTCGCGAGGCCTTGGTGGGTACGCCTTTTGAACTTGAAGGCCTGCCCGCCGATGTCGGCTACACGGTGGCTATTCGCCGCGCGCTTCGCAGCGGTGCCGCCGATGGGACGCCGATAGAGGATCTGGGCGTTCCGGGAATTCCCTATGAAATGACCCTCGACGACCTGCTCCACGAGAATCGGGAAATGATTGCATTTTGTGCCGGATTTCTTGCGGGTATCCCGCGCACGGTACTGAAAGTGGAAATTAACGGCAATACTGTAGCCGTGACCACAAACGGTCTGGATGAACTGGAAACATACACCGATGGCCGGCCATTCGAGGCGGTGCGTAAAATAGGCGATGGGACATGGGAATTACCACGGCCCCCCGCAAAAATTGTAGAATTTGTCGGCCGCCGAAATGGGGAAATCTGCCAGCGGCGGAAGGTAAGTTATTAA
- a CDS encoding citrate/2-methylcitrate synthase, translating into MNPHNAFEKSMRATKVQFDKLIASQTELSLIDGRTGRLFIRGVGIQELARDAEFEDIFYLLLHGSLSRGREREDFRRGFVDSRCLSELSQTVLNCFPSHSRPIDVVKAVLAAEGAIWDDAKSELETMISCVATLPSIAAAVHRLRQRLKPLPAVRELGHAANFLYMLSGEKASEQHAKAMDTYMVLMAEHALNASTLNARVIASTGATYYPAVIGAICALQGPLHGGAPPLVLNQIDEALCAVDIEKWCSDQLAKGLRLMGFGHPVYETIDPRSEIFKGMLQVLDPEMHAKVHHLEQRILSFLRYHKPEHPWLTNVEYYSALVLRSVGVPSDLLVTVFACARIAGWSAHIAEQRKQQKSGLTGVMHPRSAYIGKVVAGAEFP; encoded by the coding sequence ATGAATCCGCACAATGCCTTTGAGAAATCTATGCGAGCAACAAAAGTACAATTCGATAAGTTGATCGCGTCACAGACCGAGCTTAGTCTAATCGATGGAAGGACCGGACGACTTTTTATTCGGGGCGTCGGTATTCAGGAGTTGGCACGAGATGCAGAGTTTGAGGATATATTTTACCTACTATTGCACGGTTCTCTGTCAAGAGGAAGGGAGCGGGAGGACTTCCGGCGCGGTTTTGTAGACAGTAGATGCCTTTCTGAGCTCAGCCAGACTGTCTTGAATTGTTTCCCATCCCATTCACGTCCAATTGACGTGGTTAAGGCGGTATTGGCTGCTGAGGGCGCAATCTGGGATGATGCGAAGTCAGAATTGGAGACCATGATATCTTGCGTTGCGACGTTACCTTCGATCGCGGCGGCAGTTCATCGTCTCAGGCAGCGCCTAAAGCCTCTGCCAGCGGTTCGAGAGCTTGGTCATGCCGCAAATTTTCTCTATATGCTTAGCGGTGAAAAAGCGAGTGAGCAACATGCAAAGGCTATGGATACATACATGGTCTTGATGGCAGAGCATGCCCTGAATGCCTCTACGTTGAACGCACGTGTCATCGCCTCAACAGGCGCCACTTACTATCCTGCTGTTATAGGTGCAATTTGCGCACTTCAAGGGCCGCTACATGGCGGAGCCCCACCCCTTGTATTGAACCAAATCGATGAAGCTCTATGCGCTGTGGATATCGAGAAGTGGTGCAGTGATCAGCTAGCCAAAGGTTTGCGACTCATGGGATTCGGTCATCCTGTGTATGAGACCATAGATCCGCGATCCGAGATATTCAAGGGTATGCTTCAGGTCTTGGACCCCGAGATGCATGCCAAAGTACACCATCTTGAGCAGCGGATCCTCAGTTTCCTTAGGTATCACAAACCTGAACACCCATGGCTGACGAATGTGGAGTACTACTCCGCACTCGTCTTGCGTTCAGTCGGGGTGCCGTCAGACCTCCTGGTGACGGTGTTTGCCTGTGCCCGTATCGCGGGCTGGAGCGCTCATATCGCTGAGCAGCGCAAACAGCAGAAAAGTGGCCTGACTGGTGTGATGCATCCACGGTCGGCCTATATCGGGAAGGTCGTTGCTGGTGCAGAATTTCCTTGA